attttcgcTATGAGCTACTTCACATAAATAGCTTTTTAAATCCTTCAACggaatatattttgctttgttATAATAATCCATGTGAATTTTATCCTTATTGTAGTTACAAAgatatccattttttatataaactCGTAATATGGGATACAGTATTCCTTATTATGTTTTTCTAGCAGTTCTTCTAGGAAAAAATCTATTGTTGAACCTCCtatattgtaaattttgtaatttttatcttctatACCTCCTTCATTACATAGGGAGAAGTCTGTGTAACAAGACCCTATGTCCACTACTGaacacacatttttgttgtagGCAAATCCTGATAATACCGATTTGGAGTTAAAATATAAGGCAGgtactttatatttttcgaaTAAAAGttctgatatttttttttttatttgttgatTTCTTTTGTTGGGTAGTGAGAATAGGTATGggaatttttccattttttcatttagccCACAACTAACATTGTTGTGATTATTTATCATGCTCCTTATGCCATTCACATCTATCAGTTTGTTTTCGACTAGGTTGATGTCGAAGTAGTTGTTTTCTTCCGCCCACTTTTTCAGCGTCTTTAGCTCCTTCGACTTGGGGTCTTCCCTTTGGGGGGGCCCCTCGGCGCCTTTGCCGCCCCATCGTTCTGGTGCTTCTGATTGCTGTTGCGGTTGCGGTTGTTCTTCTTTgccttcttccgcttcttcccctccttccgCTTCTGCcccttctcccgcttctcccgcttctcccgcCGCCTCCCTTGGGAGACCCCCCCACGAAGGAGACGCGACAGGCGCCGAGTCGGGGGGCCCTCCCCCGATCACCTCCCCAGTCACACCACCTACTACGTCTCCCTTATCGACGAACTCGCCGGCCATATCGCTCTGCTTCTGCAGCTTGTTGCCTATGAACACCTTAACCCTCTCCTGCAACAGTTTGTGAACACACCGACCCCCGTTCACATTCataaaaaggattttttCGAACACATCTTCGTTCACATCAAAGTGGTTCTTGCTGTCCAGGTAGAGACAAGGCTTCACTTTGGTGTCCTCCAGCGCCTCCAAATAACACAGGGGGTAGATAAGGTTGAATTGGTAAAACTCTCCCTTGGTGCAAAGACATTTCTTataaatttcgttttttattttgatctCCAGATCGAGTGGTACCCCCACATTTGAGCTAAATATGTTCGTTGGGTTTTCGTCCCCCGCGTAGCCAATTTTGGTGTTTTCGAAACCCAAATCCACTACGATGCTCAGGAGGTCGTTGTAGGAATCCATTGGGGCGCGCGGGTGCGTAGGGCGATGCAGGCGAGCAGGCGGGTACGCGCAAGGAAGCACACGGCGAAGGGGACAAACAACCGGCGAGCAAACAACCGGGCTGTCCAACGTCACTGCCGATTGGCACAGCCACAGGAAGGACGCGAGCGCAGGTAACAATGTGAGCAAAGGCAAAAACGTTTATATGCCCACACGCACTATgcgcatgcacatgcatacgtgTACATGCGCTAGAGGGGACCCGTCCGCACGTGCCATTACACGAGCATGCAGATACGCAAGTGTTCGCGCCGAAAATAATTCGAAGCGATGAACTGGTACATACACAcagggagcaaaaaaaaaaaaaaaaaggcataaaagAACATGCATGAAGGAAAGCAGCAGAATGGTGAAACagcaaaaaggtaaaatagcaaaacggaaaaacagcaaaagggtaaagcagcaaaacggaaaaacagcaaaacggaaaaaaggcaaaacagcaaaaaggcaaaacagcaaagcagcaaaacggcaaaaaggcaaaaaggcataaaggcaaaaacgaataagtgttggtaaaagaaaaaaaaaataaagcaaagtacagatgcaaaaaatgttttgcaCGAAGGGgggtaaaattaaaagagtTAGGAATTCTtcattctaaaaaaaaaatgaccatgTTTGTTCCCGCGCTACCAACAAGTTTTGGATCGCGTTTCCCTAAGTGGCAGTGGCGTATTCAAAAAGGTGTACGCATTATGCATGCAGCATAAACACCCATGATACGCGTAGTAAGCGTACATCTACCGCCCGCGCATGTGCGGATGTGCATGGCATGCGCGCAAAcagcacgaaaaaaaaaaaacgcgtacAGGTACGCAAAAGTGAACGTGAACAGAAGCGCCAACATGGACTGAGCGAGCGCGGACACGAGctgaatacatttttactcATATGTGAGCATTtgcatattcattttttttttcgcactcGCATTGGCCGCTACTCACGGGGACACaaatttcgccatttttaaaGCGAGTGCTGGGCGGGTTGGCCCCATGGGTATGAACTCGGTGTGGATGGCTAGATGGAAGGGAGTGCGGACGGGTATACGGGCGGGTGTGCATATGCGCTCGTTTGGTCACCCGCGGGGGAGGGTTAAAATGGTTTCAGCGGCCGCGCGTCGGTCCAAGTTGTGTTCAcggtggaaaaaagaaaagaaaaaaaaaaaaaaaaaaaatatatatatatataaatgaacTAATAAATAGATGATTAAGCACACGAAACGGGGAGGCTCGGCCAAATGGGCGCCGCGCCGCGCAACGCAACTGAAAGGGTTATCACAAAAAAAGCACCACCGACTGGTGGGGGCGCATCTCGCCACAAACGGGCAGTCTGGCGCACGCGGGTAGGCATACGCACAGGCACACGCACAGACATGGGCATACACAATTCACGGGGGCTGTATGCCCCATGGATGTCACCCAaacgaaggggaaaaaaatttcctacACAGCCGGACACGACCAGTTTACCATCCTCACCGGTGCACCTGCACAATTAATTGCTTAAGCGGCTGCACCATAAACGTCTGATTGTGCATGTCGAAAATGAggtgaaatttatttatgttgtaGATTCCCTCCCGAGTGAAAAgcacattaaaatatagctTTTTGctttgtccctttttcaaTCTTTTTACATACCGTTGGATAATCCCCATGAAAAGAAAGCCGCTTAATGAAAGAGGCCTTcctgttcttcttcctcctgtgACTTTCTGTTTTTGGACATTTGCTGGTGAGAGGTTGCTGCCCAATGGGGTGCATTCGTGAACGTTTGTGCAGTGGTTgttgtgcacatatgtgttTTCCCTTACGGTTTGGTGGAACTTCTTGGTGATTTTATCCGTGCGgaggtttcttttttccatcgaGTTGGCTGCCTCGAATATCATGTCCTGCTTCGCGATGTGCTTCGCGATGTGCTTCGCGATGTACTTCGCGCCGTTCTTCGCGTCGTTCCTTTCGCCGACCCCTTCGCCGATCCCTTCGCCGACCCCTTCACTGACCCCTTCGCCGACCCCTTCGCTGACAGGTTCGCTCTCCCCATCCACCTCATCGGGGATGCAGGTGCTTCCAAGTAACCCCGTCGACATGCTTACCTCAAAGTTACTATCCCATCGGTAGCTTGAGCTTATGGGGCTGTAACTGGATAAGTTAATTTTCCGCGTCACGCTGTTCTGTGCAATACTTATTTCGTCGTTAAGCACGGACTGGTAGGAGAAATGGGGGGTGTTCGCATGTCCTTTTAGTTCGTCTATGCTACATTGGGGGAAGATCCCATCACATATGCTGTTGTATTCCAACACCTGATCGATTTGGAAGGCCCCCAACTCATTTGCGCAGCTGGGTATGTCCATATCCCCCCCGGGAGCGACGTTCACGTTGATACTACTTACCGAGGGGAGTTTCTTCTCGTCATCCTCCGGCAGATCATTCTTGTGTGGGTATTCAGTACGTCCTGGgagctcctcctccccccgaTCGGCACCCACCTCGGGAACGTCCAACATGGGAGCGTCCAACATGGGAGCGTCCAACATGGGAGCGTCCAACATGGGAGCGTCCAACATGGGAGCGTCCAACATGGGAGCATCCAACATGGGAACGTCCACCTCGGGAACCTCCAACATGGGAACCTCCAACTCGTGTCCCTCTCCATAGTCGTAACAGTCCATGGAGAGGGCTGAATTCATGGAGCCCACCTCTTCAGCTTGCACATAAAAATTGGTAAGATCTTCTCCTGAGTTGTTGTGAATGTTGATTGCtattttaaaacttttttccttttggttATTCAGGTAAATGTCTCTGTTGTTTGGGTCCACTGAGAGGGTTACTATATCGGTGGGGAAGTGGACTGCCTTTTTCATGGATCCCTTGCGGGTGTGTGTTCCATCCTTCACGACCCAGTTCATGTGAACAGCGATAGGTGCTGCATTATGTGGGGAGTTTCGCGACATGTTCACTTCTACGTTTGGAGGGGCCCCCCTGGCGCAGAGAAGCACCGtggatttttctcctctcctCAGGTATACAAAATCGGACGCGTGCACGGTAATCAATTTGGTGAAGCTCGAACTGGCGCACAcgtcttctcttttttggaGGGAGCCCTTTTCACTGGCGTGCacgtatgtattttttttgaggggaCCTCTTTCACTAGCGAGAGAAGGCGTCCCTTTCTCACGCTCCAAAAGTATGTTGTGCATACAAATATCACTCCTGCACAAGTTatggatgaaaaaataaatgaacgaGTTTGGACCATGACAAGGGTTAAGGAGGTATGTACTTAGCTTGACCAACGGAACGACATGCAGTAGCcttagaaataaaaaacatttttcctttttttcgacaAACATTTCTGGATAACTTAGAgagctttcttttttcttcttcatatgtGTGTCATCTCCCATTTTGattgcttcatttttatgtttgcaCAAAGCTGTTATCATACATTTGTGCATCCCCGTACAATTTGATTTTACCTGAACGTGCAGGTAAAAAACGTCATTTGGGGAAATATCTCCACTG
The sequence above is drawn from the Plasmodium cynomolgi strain B DNA, chromosome 10, whole genome shotgun sequence genome and encodes:
- a CDS encoding actin-related protein (putative); the encoded protein is MDSYNDLLSIVVDLGFENTKIGYAGDENPTNIFSSNVGVPLDLEIKIKNEIYKKCLCTKGEFYQFNLIYPLCYLEALEDTKVKPCLYLDSKNHFDVNEDVFEKILFMNVNGGRCVHKLLQERVKVFIGNKLQKQSDMAGEFVDKGDVAAGEAGEAGEGAEAEGGEEAEEGKEEQPQPQQQSEAPERWGGKGAEGPPQREDPKSKELKTLKKWAEENNYFDINLVENKLIDVNGIRSMINNHNNVSCGLNEKMEKFPYLFSLPNKRNQQIKKKISELLFEKYKVPALYFNSKSVLSGFAYNKNVCSVVDIGSCYTDFSLCNEGGIEDKNYKIYNIGGSTIDFFLEELLEKHNKEYCIPYYEFI